The following coding sequences are from one Mycolicibacterium aichiense window:
- a CDS encoding VOC family protein, protein MTLRFSEVCIDAHDIHALSAWWSTVLGWPAEPTEDGDVALRAPAGAGPDWLFLAVPDGKTVKNRIHFDFTPDDQQAEVDRVLGLGARHVDIGQGEQSWVVLADPEGNEFCILSAK, encoded by the coding sequence ATGACGCTGCGGTTCAGCGAAGTCTGCATCGACGCCCACGACATCCACGCGCTGTCCGCGTGGTGGTCGACGGTGCTGGGCTGGCCCGCCGAGCCGACCGAGGACGGCGATGTGGCTCTGCGTGCCCCCGCCGGCGCCGGGCCCGACTGGCTGTTCCTGGCGGTGCCTGACGGCAAGACGGTCAAGAACCGCATCCACTTCGACTTCACGCCCGACGACCAGCAGGCCGAGGTCGACCGGGTGCTCGGGCTCGGGGCGCGCCACGTGGACATCGGCCAGGGTGAGCAGAGCTGGGTGGTGCTGGCCGATCCCGAGGGCAACGAGTTCTGCATCCTGTCGGCGAAGTAG
- a CDS encoding 4-alpha-glucanotransferase, whose protein sequence is MFGDDLRQLAAAHGVATSYRNERREPVEVDADVVIRVLGLLDVDATTEAARRAALAALAERRRAGRLAPTIAVRLTGTPHSVPGAVLLVGEDGSRIELSDELPGDLAPGWYRLHTRDGQQVTLVAAPAQVPQTPDTWGWMLQLYALRSQRSWGIGDFGDLREFLQWTLAEHGAGAVLLNPLHAPGPTHPVQPSPYTPSSRRFSNPLALRIEDLGAYHRADPGTRAEVDALRVSASTERIDHDLVWAAKRSALEALWRAVGRPTPLDGSPGTEGLTDWATYCALAERHGGRWSRWPAPLRDVTGSAVLAARRELASRVDFHAWVQQQCAEQLAAIRAAGRTAGMALGVLHDLPVGVDADGADAWALADVLAAGVSVGAPPDNFTPRGQDWGLPPWRPDRLATTGYVGLRDMLRAILSHADGLRIDHVAGLWRLWWIPPGDTPDRGTYVHYDADVMLAVLALEAHRAGAVVVGEDLGTVEPEVTEALAANGMLGSAVSWFTRDEADPDQPLLPSAAWPERAAASLSTHDLPTAAGFLRGEHVRARADLGLLDDVPAEEANAATERAEWVALLRSEGLLADGEPDEASIISAMHRFLASTPSRLKLISPYDVIGEVRQPNLPGTIDEYPNWRLPLAETLEELRADPRVAEIAAAFRR, encoded by the coding sequence GTGTTCGGAGATGACTTGCGGCAGCTGGCCGCGGCCCATGGCGTGGCAACCTCCTATCGCAACGAGCGACGTGAGCCGGTCGAGGTCGACGCCGATGTGGTGATCCGCGTTCTGGGGTTGCTCGACGTAGACGCAACCACCGAGGCCGCCCGGCGCGCCGCATTGGCCGCGCTCGCCGAGCGCCGACGCGCTGGGCGACTGGCCCCGACCATCGCCGTCCGGCTGACCGGCACACCGCACTCGGTGCCCGGGGCCGTACTGCTCGTCGGTGAGGACGGCAGCCGCATCGAGCTGAGCGACGAGCTGCCCGGAGATCTTGCGCCGGGCTGGTACCGCCTGCACACCCGCGACGGCCAGCAGGTGACGCTGGTGGCCGCACCTGCGCAGGTGCCGCAGACGCCCGACACGTGGGGCTGGATGCTGCAGTTGTATGCCCTGCGCTCGCAGCGGTCATGGGGCATCGGCGATTTCGGTGATCTGCGGGAGTTCCTGCAGTGGACGCTCGCCGAGCACGGCGCCGGTGCGGTGCTGCTCAACCCGCTGCACGCACCGGGCCCGACGCATCCGGTGCAACCCTCCCCGTACACGCCGTCGAGCCGGCGGTTCTCCAATCCTTTGGCGCTGCGGATCGAGGATCTCGGGGCGTATCACCGGGCCGACCCCGGCACCCGCGCGGAGGTGGACGCGCTGCGCGTGTCGGCAAGCACCGAGCGCATCGATCACGACCTGGTGTGGGCGGCCAAACGCTCTGCGCTGGAAGCACTCTGGCGCGCGGTGGGCCGGCCCACCCCGCTCGATGGATCCCCGGGCACGGAGGGGTTGACCGACTGGGCGACCTACTGCGCGCTCGCTGAGCGGCATGGCGGACGGTGGAGCCGGTGGCCTGCTCCGCTGCGCGATGTGACGGGGTCCGCCGTCCTGGCTGCCCGTCGGGAACTGGCGTCGCGAGTCGACTTTCACGCCTGGGTGCAGCAGCAGTGCGCCGAGCAGTTGGCCGCGATACGCGCGGCCGGCCGAACCGCAGGCATGGCCCTCGGCGTGCTGCACGACCTGCCCGTCGGGGTGGACGCCGACGGCGCGGACGCGTGGGCGCTGGCCGATGTGCTCGCCGCCGGCGTGAGCGTCGGCGCGCCGCCGGACAACTTCACCCCTCGCGGCCAGGATTGGGGCCTCCCGCCGTGGCGTCCCGACCGCCTGGCCACCACCGGATACGTGGGATTGCGGGACATGTTGCGCGCCATCCTGTCTCACGCGGATGGTCTGCGCATCGACCATGTGGCCGGTCTGTGGCGGCTGTGGTGGATACCGCCCGGCGACACCCCGGATCGCGGCACCTACGTGCACTACGACGCCGACGTCATGCTTGCGGTTCTCGCCCTGGAGGCGCACCGGGCCGGCGCGGTCGTCGTCGGTGAAGACCTGGGCACCGTCGAACCGGAGGTCACTGAGGCGTTGGCCGCCAACGGCATGCTCGGCTCGGCGGTCTCGTGGTTCACCCGCGACGAGGCGGACCCGGACCAGCCGCTGCTCCCTTCGGCGGCGTGGCCGGAACGTGCGGCGGCCAGCCTGTCCACCCATGACCTGCCCACTGCCGCAGGGTTTCTCCGCGGCGAGCATGTGCGCGCCCGCGCCGACCTGGGCCTGCTCGACGACGTCCCGGCCGAAGAAGCGAACGCCGCCACCGAGCGCGCGGAATGGGTTGCATTGCTGCGCAGCGAAGGGCTGCTGGCCGATGGTGAACCCGACGAAGCGTCGATCATCTCTGCGATGCACCGTTTTCTGGCGTCGACGCCGAGCCGGCTGAAGTTGATCTCGCCGTACGACGTCATCGGCGAGGTTCGGCAGCCGAACCTTCCGGGCACGATCGACGAATACCCGAACTGGCGGCTGCCGCTGGCTGAGACCCTCGAGGAGCTCCGGGCGGATCCGCGGGTTGCCGAGATCGCCGCGGCCTTCAGGCGCTAG
- a CDS encoding sulfite exporter TauE/SafE family protein, which translates to MLIAGVLGGLTGSIAGLASVATYPALLAIGLPPVTANVTNTVALVFNGIGSAWGSRPELAGQGRFITRMAPVTIAGGAAGAVLLLTTPADAFEKVVPVLLALASVAIVAPRGTPHPGRRRRLVVVAEGVAIFGIALYGGYFGAAAGVLFLALLLNAGAHSLAHANAAKNILLGLANTVAAVLFAFLAPVHWLAVIPLGAGCLIGSRLGPVVVRRAPGTPLRILIGVAGLVLAVKLGFDAY; encoded by the coding sequence TTGCTGATCGCCGGTGTGCTCGGTGGGTTGACGGGCAGCATCGCCGGGCTGGCCTCGGTGGCGACCTACCCGGCCCTGCTGGCCATAGGTCTGCCGCCGGTGACGGCGAATGTGACCAACACGGTGGCCCTGGTGTTCAACGGCATCGGCTCGGCGTGGGGATCTCGGCCCGAACTGGCCGGACAAGGACGTTTCATCACCCGGATGGCGCCGGTGACCATCGCGGGCGGGGCCGCGGGCGCGGTTCTGCTGCTGACCACCCCGGCCGATGCGTTCGAGAAGGTGGTCCCGGTTCTGCTCGCCCTGGCCTCGGTGGCGATCGTCGCTCCGCGCGGCACGCCCCATCCCGGGCGCCGGCGCCGACTCGTCGTGGTGGCCGAGGGCGTCGCGATCTTCGGAATCGCTCTGTACGGCGGCTATTTCGGTGCGGCGGCGGGCGTGTTGTTCCTGGCGTTGCTGCTCAATGCGGGAGCCCACAGCCTCGCCCACGCCAATGCCGCCAAGAACATCCTGCTCGGATTGGCCAACACCGTTGCGGCGGTGCTGTTCGCGTTCCTCGCGCCGGTGCACTGGCTCGCGGTCATCCCGCTGGGCGCCGGCTGCCTGATCGGATCCCGGCTGGGACCGGTCGTGGTCCGGCGCGCTCCGGGCACCCCGCTGCGCATCCTCATCGGTGTTGCGGGTCTGGTGCTGGCGGTCAAGCTCGGGTTCGACGCCTACTGA
- the pruA gene encoding L-glutamate gamma-semialdehyde dehydrogenase, which yields MDARTDVPAPANEPVHDYAPGSAERDRLCAALHELSANPVDLPHVIGGVHRLGDGDRIDVVQPHRHSARLGTVTNGTAADAAAAVDAAITAKHDWAATPFDERAAVFLRAADLLAGPWREKIAAATMLGQSKTAYQAEIDAPCELVDFWRFNVAFARQILAQQPISGPGVWNRTDYRPLDGFVYAITPFNFTAIAANLPTAPALMGNTVVWKPSITQTFAAYLTMQLLEAAGLPAGVINLVAGDGLAVSDVVLGDRRLSGIHFTGSTATFQHLWREVGARIGDYDSYPRLVGETGGKDFIVAHSSADPDVLRTALIRGAFDYQGQKCSAASRAFIPRSVWQAMGDDFLGATEALSYGDVTDLSNYGGAVIDARAFAKNARALERAKSAPGVTVAAGGECDDSEGYFVRPTVLLSDDPTDEAFSTEYFGPILAVHVFPDDEFEAVLDVVDGGSRYALTGAVIADDRAAVATAAERLRFAAGNFYVNDKPTGAVVGQQPFGGSRASGTNDKAGSPLNLLRWTSARSIKETFVPPTSHTYPHMGVQ from the coding sequence ATGGACGCCCGCACCGATGTTCCCGCGCCGGCCAACGAGCCGGTTCACGACTACGCGCCTGGATCTGCCGAACGGGACCGCCTCTGTGCGGCCCTGCACGAGCTGTCCGCCAACCCCGTCGACCTGCCGCACGTGATCGGCGGCGTGCACCGCCTCGGCGACGGCGACCGCATCGACGTGGTCCAACCGCACCGGCACAGCGCCCGGCTGGGCACTGTGACCAACGGCACGGCCGCCGACGCCGCCGCCGCGGTCGATGCGGCGATCACCGCCAAACACGACTGGGCCGCCACCCCGTTCGACGAACGGGCCGCGGTGTTCCTGCGCGCCGCCGACCTGCTGGCAGGCCCGTGGCGGGAGAAGATCGCCGCGGCCACCATGTTGGGCCAGTCCAAGACCGCCTACCAGGCCGAGATCGATGCCCCCTGCGAGCTGGTCGACTTCTGGCGCTTCAACGTTGCCTTCGCTCGGCAGATCCTGGCCCAGCAGCCGATCAGTGGACCGGGGGTGTGGAACCGCACCGACTATCGCCCCCTGGACGGCTTTGTCTATGCGATCACCCCGTTCAACTTCACCGCGATCGCCGCCAACCTGCCGACGGCGCCGGCGCTGATGGGCAACACCGTGGTGTGGAAGCCGTCGATCACCCAGACCTTCGCGGCCTACCTGACGATGCAACTGCTCGAGGCGGCCGGGCTGCCGGCGGGCGTGATCAACCTGGTGGCCGGCGACGGGCTCGCGGTTTCCGATGTCGTGCTGGGAGACCGGCGGCTGTCCGGTATCCATTTCACCGGATCGACCGCCACGTTCCAGCACCTGTGGCGTGAGGTCGGCGCCCGCATCGGCGACTACGACAGCTACCCGCGGCTGGTCGGCGAGACCGGCGGCAAGGACTTCATCGTCGCGCACAGCTCGGCTGATCCGGATGTGTTGCGCACCGCGCTGATTCGCGGCGCGTTCGACTATCAGGGCCAGAAGTGTTCGGCCGCCTCGCGGGCCTTCATTCCGCGCTCGGTGTGGCAGGCCATGGGTGACGATTTCCTCGGCGCGACCGAGGCATTGAGCTACGGCGATGTCACCGACCTGTCGAACTACGGCGGGGCCGTGATCGACGCCCGCGCGTTCGCGAAGAACGCTCGCGCTTTGGAAAGGGCCAAGAGCGCACCCGGTGTCACCGTCGCCGCTGGCGGTGAATGTGACGACAGTGAAGGCTATTTCGTGCGCCCGACGGTTCTGCTCTCCGACGACCCGACCGACGAGGCGTTCAGCACTGAGTATTTCGGGCCCATCCTGGCCGTCCACGTCTTTCCCGACGACGAGTTCGAGGCTGTTCTCGACGTCGTCGACGGCGGCTCCCGCTATGCGCTCACCGGAGCGGTGATCGCCGACGACCGGGCTGCTGTCGCGACGGCGGCCGAGCGACTGCGGTTCGCGGCCGGCAATTTCTACGTCAACGACAAGCCGACCGGTGCGGTCGTCGGGCAGCAGCCGTTCGGCGGATCGCGGGCCTCGGGCACCAACGACAAGGCGGGCTCACCGCTGAACCTGCTGCGCTGGACGTCGGCGCGGTCCATCAAGGAGACGTTCGTTCCGCCGACAAGCCACACCTATCCGCACATGGGGGTGCAGTGA
- a CDS encoding acyl-CoA synthetase, protein MLLASLNPATVAAGADIGDAVRIDDAVLSRSDLVGAATSVAERIGGARQVAVLATPTATTVLAVTGCLIAGVPFVPVPADVGVAERAHILTDSGAQAWLGELPADLGGLPHVPVRLHARSWHRYAEPAPSSTAMVMYTSGTTGLPKGVLISRRAIAAQIDALAQAWQWTPDDTLVHGLPLFHVHGLILGLLGSLRVGNRFVHTGKPTPAGYAAAGGSLYFGVPTVWSRVVADTGAATALASARLLVSGSAPLPVPVFTRLTELTGQPPVERYGSTESLITLSTRADGERRPGWVGLPLNGVQTRLVHEDGTVAPHDGETIGSLHLKAPTVFDGYLNRPDATAEAFDADGWYRTGDAAVIDGGDMHRIVGRESVDLIKSGGFRVGAGEVETVLLGHPGVEEVAVVGLPDTDLGQRIVAFVVGDANPEDLISFVAEQLSVHKRPREVRLVESLPRNAMGKVVKKELMK, encoded by the coding sequence GTGCTGCTGGCCTCCCTGAATCCCGCCACCGTCGCCGCCGGAGCCGACATCGGCGACGCCGTGCGGATCGACGACGCAGTGTTGTCCCGCAGCGATCTCGTCGGGGCGGCGACGTCGGTGGCCGAGCGCATCGGCGGTGCCCGCCAGGTCGCCGTGCTGGCCACCCCCACCGCGACCACCGTGCTCGCCGTCACCGGCTGCCTGATCGCCGGCGTCCCGTTCGTGCCGGTACCCGCCGACGTCGGGGTCGCCGAACGCGCGCACATCCTCACCGACTCCGGTGCCCAGGCCTGGCTGGGGGAGCTGCCCGCCGATCTCGGTGGCCTGCCGCATGTTCCGGTGCGGCTGCACGCACGGTCGTGGCATCGCTACGCCGAGCCTGCGCCGTCGAGCACCGCGATGGTCATGTACACCTCCGGCACCACCGGCCTGCCCAAAGGCGTGCTCATCAGCAGGCGCGCCATCGCGGCCCAGATCGACGCGCTGGCCCAGGCCTGGCAGTGGACCCCCGACGACACCCTCGTGCACGGGTTGCCGTTGTTCCACGTGCACGGCCTGATCCTCGGGCTGCTCGGGTCGCTGCGCGTGGGAAATCGCTTCGTCCACACCGGGAAACCGACCCCGGCCGGGTACGCCGCCGCCGGTGGCAGCCTGTACTTCGGGGTGCCCACCGTGTGGTCGCGGGTGGTCGCCGACACCGGTGCCGCCACCGCTCTGGCCTCGGCTCGGCTGCTGGTGTCCGGAAGTGCTCCGCTTCCGGTCCCGGTGTTCACCCGGCTGACCGAACTGACCGGCCAGCCACCCGTCGAGCGGTACGGCAGCACCGAATCGCTGATCACGCTGAGCACCCGCGCCGACGGTGAACGACGGCCCGGCTGGGTTGGCTTGCCGCTCAACGGGGTTCAGACCCGGCTGGTCCACGAGGACGGAACGGTCGCGCCGCACGACGGCGAGACCATCGGCAGCCTTCACCTCAAGGCCCCGACAGTGTTCGACGGCTACCTCAACCGGCCCGATGCCACCGCAGAGGCGTTCGACGCCGACGGGTGGTACCGCACCGGCGATGCCGCCGTGATCGATGGCGGCGACATGCACCGCATCGTCGGGCGAGAATCGGTGGACCTGATCAAGTCCGGCGGTTTCCGGGTCGGCGCGGGTGAGGTCGAGACGGTGCTGCTCGGCCACCCGGGTGTCGAGGAGGTCGCGGTGGTGGGTCTGCCCGACACCGATCTCGGCCAGCGGATCGTCGCGTTCGTGGTCGGCGATGCCAACCCGGAGGACCTGATCAGCTTTGTCGCCGAGCAACTTTCGGTGCACAAGCGACCGCGGGAAGTGCGGTTGGTCGAGTCGCTGCCGCGCAACGCGATGGGCAAAGTCGTCAAGAAGGAGTTGATGAAATGA
- a CDS encoding proline dehydrogenase family protein, with amino-acid sequence MSAFNRIARPVILAASRSNRLRHSAERLPIARDVVGRFVPGETTDDALAAVRALRDSRMVSIDYLGEDVTDTDAAEATVKAYLDLLDALGARVENAATVRPLEVSLKLSALGQALPKDGDKIAFENAHTICQRAQQVGVWVTVDAEDHTTTDSTLSIVRELRTEFDWLGTVLQAYLKRSEADCAEFAATGARIRLCKGAYDEPASVAYRDAADVTGSYLRCLRTLMAGNGYPMVASHDPVVIAAAGEMAIEFGRDTDRFEYQMLYGIRDDEQRRLAAEGNQVRVYVPFGTQWYGYFVRRLAERPANLMFFLRALTHR; translated from the coding sequence ATGAGTGCCTTCAATCGAATTGCTCGACCGGTCATCCTGGCCGCCAGCCGCTCGAATCGGTTGCGGCACAGCGCCGAGCGCCTACCGATCGCGCGTGACGTGGTCGGCCGGTTCGTGCCGGGGGAGACGACAGACGACGCGCTGGCCGCGGTCCGCGCGCTGCGCGATTCGAGAATGGTCAGCATCGACTACCTCGGTGAGGACGTCACCGACACCGATGCGGCCGAGGCCACCGTCAAGGCCTACCTCGACCTGCTCGATGCGCTCGGTGCCCGGGTCGAGAACGCGGCCACCGTCCGCCCGCTGGAGGTGTCGCTCAAACTGTCCGCGCTCGGCCAGGCACTACCGAAGGACGGCGACAAGATCGCGTTCGAAAACGCGCACACAATCTGCCAGCGGGCGCAGCAGGTCGGTGTCTGGGTCACTGTCGACGCCGAGGATCACACCACCACCGACTCGACGTTGTCGATCGTGCGCGAGCTGCGTACCGAATTCGATTGGCTGGGAACCGTTCTGCAGGCCTACCTCAAGCGCAGCGAGGCCGACTGCGCCGAGTTCGCCGCAACCGGGGCCCGGATCCGGCTGTGCAAGGGCGCCTACGACGAGCCGGCGTCGGTGGCCTACCGTGATGCCGCCGACGTCACCGGGTCCTACCTGCGGTGTCTGCGAACGCTGATGGCCGGCAACGGATATCCGATGGTCGCCTCGCACGATCCTGTCGTCATCGCCGCCGCCGGGGAGATGGCGATCGAATTCGGCCGGGATACCGACCGTTTCGAGTACCAGATGCTGTACGGCATCCGCGACGACGAGCAGCGCAGACTCGCGGCGGAGGGTAACCAGGTCCGGGTGTACGTGCCGTTCGGGACGCAGTGGTACGGGTACTTCGTGCGCCGACTTGCCGAACGCCCGGCCAACCTGATGTTCTTTCTGCGAGCCCTGACGCACCGCTAG
- a CDS encoding NUDIX domain-containing protein: protein MSVREDIVERPDGSTGIHGVVDRPDYAVVIAVDGDRLAMVEQYRYPMGARRWEFPMGTVPGDPDIEPADLAARELREETGLTAGSLMLLGRLDVAPGIMSQRGWVFLATDVTEGEPDREHEEQDMHFEWFERSRFEELIRAGEITDAQSLAAYAQLLLKERFEA from the coding sequence ATGTCGGTGCGTGAGGACATCGTCGAACGGCCGGACGGCTCCACGGGTATCCACGGCGTCGTCGACCGCCCCGACTATGCGGTGGTCATCGCCGTCGACGGCGACCGGCTGGCGATGGTCGAGCAGTACCGCTATCCGATGGGTGCCCGCCGCTGGGAATTCCCCATGGGCACCGTCCCGGGGGACCCCGACATCGAACCGGCCGATCTGGCGGCCCGCGAACTGCGCGAGGAAACCGGCCTTACGGCAGGCTCGCTGATGTTGCTCGGCCGCCTGGACGTCGCACCCGGGATCATGAGCCAGCGGGGCTGGGTGTTCCTGGCCACGGATGTCACCGAGGGTGAGCCCGACCGTGAGCACGAAGAGCAGGACATGCACTTCGAATGGTTCGAGCGCAGCCGGTTCGAGGAGTTGATCCGCGCCGGTGAGATCACCGATGCCCAGTCGCTCGCGGCGTATGCACAACTGCTGCTCAAAGAGCGTTTCGAGGCCTAA
- a CDS encoding acyltransferase family protein, whose amino-acid sequence MDNVTDTATTTTAARNHAFDLYRVVALVFVVIGHWIAAALTFSDGGFWRENPLVDMPWTQWLTWIFQVVPVFFVVAGYASAVSWTQRSPDESRQAWLRRRLVRPLGPTVVYVAFALLVVALLGRVGVAGSELDFGAWAVAMHLWFLGIYVVVVALTPVAVAAHRRWGKWVPFVMTLAVAAVDVAAIGAHLPYVGWLNYLLVWGVLYQLGIAWHDGTLCRRAAIAVAVLSAIVLALAVTVGPYPVSMIGVPGAVVNNTGPPNLALLALGGVQAGVVLAVAPAVNRMVKSVRTQRVLAIANDNVMALYLWHMVPVVIVAVAGYPTGLLPQPTLGTAAWWWFRLEWVAILAVVAAVELLLLWWGRRLFSAPLPQVAIAIPPRLGEALLFAGTLTIAVTISVFATLGFAPTGRFPLTLSIAFALGVLLVSLTPVSRRRTRA is encoded by the coding sequence ATGGATAACGTGACCGACACGGCGACCACGACGACGGCGGCGCGTAACCATGCTTTCGACCTCTACCGGGTGGTCGCCCTGGTCTTCGTCGTCATCGGGCACTGGATCGCGGCGGCGCTGACCTTTTCCGACGGCGGGTTCTGGCGGGAGAATCCGCTGGTCGACATGCCGTGGACGCAGTGGTTGACGTGGATCTTCCAGGTCGTCCCGGTGTTCTTCGTGGTGGCCGGCTACGCGAGTGCGGTGTCGTGGACACAGCGCAGCCCCGACGAGTCCAGGCAGGCGTGGCTGCGGCGGCGACTGGTCCGCCCGCTGGGACCGACCGTGGTCTACGTCGCGTTCGCCCTACTGGTCGTGGCCCTCCTCGGCCGGGTCGGGGTGGCGGGCTCGGAGCTCGACTTCGGCGCCTGGGCGGTGGCCATGCACCTGTGGTTCCTGGGTATCTACGTGGTGGTGGTCGCGCTGACCCCGGTCGCGGTCGCCGCACACCGGCGCTGGGGCAAGTGGGTGCCGTTCGTGATGACGCTCGCCGTGGCGGCGGTGGATGTGGCGGCCATCGGTGCGCACCTGCCCTACGTCGGCTGGCTGAACTATCTGCTGGTCTGGGGCGTGCTCTACCAGCTCGGCATCGCCTGGCACGACGGCACACTGTGTCGTCGCGCGGCGATCGCGGTGGCTGTTCTGTCGGCGATCGTGCTGGCGCTGGCGGTCACCGTCGGGCCCTATCCGGTCAGCATGATCGGGGTCCCCGGCGCCGTCGTGAACAACACCGGACCACCCAACCTGGCCCTGCTGGCGCTCGGCGGAGTCCAGGCCGGTGTGGTGCTGGCCGTGGCGCCGGCGGTGAACCGGATGGTGAAATCCGTTCGTACGCAGCGCGTTCTGGCCATCGCGAATGACAACGTGATGGCCCTCTACCTGTGGCACATGGTCCCGGTGGTGATCGTCGCGGTCGCCGGGTATCCCACCGGGCTGCTGCCGCAACCGACCCTCGGCACGGCGGCCTGGTGGTGGTTCCGGCTGGAGTGGGTGGCGATCCTTGCCGTGGTGGCGGCCGTCGAGCTGCTGCTGTTGTGGTGGGGCCGCAGGTTGTTCTCGGCGCCGCTGCCCCAGGTCGCAATAGCCATCCCGCCCCGGCTCGGCGAAGCGTTGTTGTTCGCGGGCACGCTGACGATCGCGGTGACCATCTCGGTGTTCGCCACCCTCGGATTCGCCCCCACCGGGCGGTTCCCCCTGACCCTCAGCATCGCCTTCGCCCTTGGCGTGCTGCTGGTCTCGCTGACCCCGGTCAGTAGGCGTCGAACCCGAGCTTGA